One window of Papaver somniferum cultivar HN1 chromosome 9, ASM357369v1, whole genome shotgun sequence genomic DNA carries:
- the LOC113313404 gene encoding uncharacterized protein LOC113313404, whose product MISLSLNCLLIKPSPLSQHNHLKLLTNLNPKLNNNNQRRRKSFRCRANFSVDAPFAIAIGASILNSLVFPIPNVPNEEDEEEEEDSTITNTDSRFAVMGIISFVPYFNWLSWVFALLDTGDRRYAVYSIVYLAPYIRTNLSLSTDESWLPIASIILCIIHIQLEASIRNGDLQGFQLFSGLAKKKGAHLKGRATNPKKGKIKENIKLPSAQNRLRDEVQGWGEVFEKPLDDPESLSEGGAQDKRKD is encoded by the exons atgatttctcTTAGTTTAAATTGTCTGTTAATCAAGCCTTCTCCACTATCTCAACATAATCATCTTAAATTACTAAcaaatttgaatccaaaactcAACAATAATAATCAG agaagaagaaaaagtttcAGATGCAGGGCAAATTTTTCAGTAGATGCACCATTTGCTATAGCAATTGGAGCTTCTATACTTAATTCACTGGTCTTTCCTATACCTAATGtaccaaatgaagaagatgaagaagaagaagaagattcaacaaTTACTAATACTGATTCTAGGTTTGCAGTTATGGGTATCATCAGCTTTGTTCCTTACTTCAATTGGctg AGTTGGGTTTTCGCTTTGTTGGATACTGGTGATCGGCGCTATGCGGTGTACTCAATTGTGTATTTGGCTCCTTATATTAG GACAAACTTATCGCTGTCAACAGATGAAAGTTGGCTTCCTATTGCCAGTATCATCTTGTGCATAATTCACATTCAG CTTGAAGCAAGCATACGCAATGGAGATTTACAAGGTTTCCAGCTCTTCAGTGGATTAGCTAAAAAGAAAGGTGCTCATCTGAAAGGTCGTGCTACCAATCCTAAGAAG ggaaagataaaagagaatataaaGCTACCTTCAGCACAAAATCGATTAAGAGATGAGGTTCAAGGATGGGGAGAAGTTTTTGAAAAGCCATTGGACGATCCAGAATCTTTAAGTGAAGGAGGCGCACAAGATAAAAGGAAAGATTAA